One Opitutales bacterium genomic window carries:
- the rnpA gene encoding ribonuclease P protein component — translation MLRTEGKRLTFGSFVFQWLATERPTSRVGVIASKRVGNAVMRALAKRRLRAFYMRHAHNFNKSVDLVLVARRHLIDKPFKDTETQFLAACRKAGLIDESVPSAIKE, via the coding sequence TTGCTTAGAACCGAAGGTAAACGACTCACCTTCGGTTCTTTTGTATTTCAATGGCTCGCCACGGAACGCCCTACAAGCCGAGTGGGAGTGATCGCATCGAAACGCGTGGGCAATGCCGTCATGCGTGCCCTGGCCAAACGTCGCCTACGTGCCTTTTACATGCGGCACGCTCATAATTTCAACAAATCCGTAGACCTCGTGCTCGTCGCACGGCGTCACTTAATCGACAAACCGTTCAAGGATACCGAAACTCAATTTCTTGCGGCCTGTCGCAAGGCCGGACTGATCGATGAGTCCGTGCCGTCGGCGATAAAAGAATGA
- the rpmH gene encoding 50S ribosomal protein L34: protein MKPTFIPSKLRRARKFGFRKRNSTASGRKVIKARRQKGRWSLTASVRRNRAK, encoded by the coding sequence ATGAAACCCACTTTCATACCCTCAAAACTACGCCGCGCGCGCAAATTTGGTTTCCGCAAAAGAAATTCTACTGCCTCTGGGCGCAAGGTCATCAAGGCCCGTCGCCAGAAGGGCCGCTGGAGTCTCACTGCGTCCGTACGCCGCAACCGGGCGAAATAA
- a CDS encoding DUF4442 domain-containing protein gives MEITELPFNSFIGIERSTKDGFILALPDDKKYTNHLRTVHASALVALAEATSGECLVELSKRFFFDVIPLVSRLETKFRKPANGGIHSKYRIEDGKEEEFLNQLQNKGRSILPIQVTAIP, from the coding sequence ATGGAAATTACTGAACTGCCCTTTAACTCATTTATCGGCATCGAAAGGTCCACCAAAGACGGATTTATCCTGGCACTTCCAGATGACAAGAAATACACAAACCATCTGAGAACAGTTCATGCCAGTGCCCTAGTTGCGTTAGCTGAAGCAACAAGCGGCGAGTGTTTAGTCGAGCTATCCAAAAGATTCTTCTTTGACGTTATCCCTTTAGTCAGTCGCCTGGAGACGAAATTCAGAAAACCAGCCAATGGCGGTATTCATTCAAAATACAGAATTGAAGATGGAAAAGAAGAAGAGTTTCTAAACCAACTTCAAAACAAAGGAAGGTCCATTCTTCCAATCCAGGTCACAGCCATCCCATAG